One Citrobacter amalonaticus genomic window carries:
- a CDS encoding PQQ-dependent sugar dehydrogenase: protein MRRSLIPLMTLLIFPWFSQAETPAVNVEVLQTKLDHPWALAFLPGDNGMLITLRGGQLRHWQADKGLSDPIPGVPTVWASGQGGLLDVALAPDFSQSRRVWLSFAQADAQGNAGTAVGYGRLSDDLSRLENFQTVFRQMPKLSTGNHFGGRLVFDGNGYLFIGLGENNQRPTAQDLDKLQGKVVRLTDQGKIPPDNPFVNQPGARPEIWSYGIRNPQGMAMNPWSDTLWLNEHGPRGGDEINIPEKGKNYGWPLATWGINYSGFKIPEAQGEKVVGTEQPIFYWQKSPAVSGMAFYDHDTFPQWRQKLFIGALKDQNVIVMNVNGNTVTEEGRILGERKQRIRDVRVGPDGYLYVLTDESDGELLKVSPRSAGNP, encoded by the coding sequence ATGCGTCGTTCGCTTATCCCATTAATGACATTGCTCATTTTCCCCTGGTTTAGTCAGGCAGAAACGCCTGCGGTCAATGTTGAGGTACTGCAAACCAAACTCGATCATCCGTGGGCGCTGGCGTTTCTGCCGGGCGACAACGGCATGCTGATCACCCTGAGGGGCGGTCAGCTGCGTCACTGGCAGGCCGATAAAGGGCTTTCTGATCCGATCCCTGGCGTACCAACGGTGTGGGCGAGCGGGCAGGGCGGTCTGCTGGACGTGGCGCTGGCACCGGACTTTAGCCAGTCGCGGCGCGTCTGGCTCAGTTTTGCGCAGGCCGATGCGCAGGGCAACGCGGGAACCGCGGTGGGTTATGGTCGACTCAGCGACGATCTTTCGCGGCTGGAAAACTTCCAGACGGTCTTCCGGCAGATGCCAAAACTCTCAACCGGCAATCATTTTGGCGGACGACTGGTGTTTGACGGCAATGGGTATTTGTTCATTGGGCTGGGGGAAAACAACCAACGGCCAACTGCACAGGATCTCGACAAACTGCAGGGTAAAGTGGTGCGTCTGACCGATCAGGGAAAAATCCCTCCGGACAATCCGTTTGTTAATCAGCCTGGCGCGCGCCCGGAAATCTGGTCTTATGGGATCCGCAATCCGCAGGGGATGGCGATGAATCCATGGAGCGATACGCTGTGGCTCAATGAGCACGGGCCACGCGGTGGAGATGAGATCAATATCCCCGAAAAAGGGAAAAATTATGGCTGGCCGCTGGCGACCTGGGGCATCAACTACAGCGGATTTAAGATCCCGGAAGCGCAGGGTGAAAAGGTGGTGGGCACCGAACAGCCCATTTTCTACTGGCAGAAATCGCCTGCCGTCAGCGGGATGGCATTTTATGACCACGATACTTTCCCTCAGTGGCGGCAGAAACTGTTTATTGGCGCACTGAAAGACCAGAATGTGATTGTGATGAACGTGAATGGCAATACGGTAACTGAAGAGGGGCGCATTCTGGGTGAGCGAAAACAGCGGATCCGCGACGTACGCGTCGGGCCCGACGGTTATCTGTATGTCTTAACCGACGAGTCCGACGGCGAGCTGCTTAAAGTCAGCCCCCGTTCTGCCGGGAATCCGTAA
- a CDS encoding cellulase family glycosylhydrolase, with the protein MPQQWSTTRAQSWYEHHGWACGFNYLPRTAVNWNEMWQADTFDLPVIEQELAWAESYGYNALRTNLPFIVWQHDREGLLARIDAFLEIAARHRIQVMLTLMDDCGFSGDEPWFGPQKAPTPGVHNSQAAASPGRAIVMDPDQWPQVEAYVRDILTHFARDTRIAIWDLYNEPGNRGVFLSPQEYAEADVALEEYALRLVHAVFRWARSVDPLQPLTIGAWHVDNERRGTFKHPIDVAALELSDIISYHAYVPAARQSDILHALSLYGRPVLCSEWLSRHTHCVFSEQLPLFSTFNTGCYHWGLVQGKTQTWIPWPGVNKSHPTPQSLWFHDVLKPDGSPWCEEEMQLVKRLTDSRQNGG; encoded by the coding sequence ATGCCGCAACAATGGAGCACCACCCGGGCGCAGTCCTGGTATGAACATCATGGATGGGCGTGTGGGTTCAATTATCTGCCACGAACCGCTGTCAACTGGAACGAGATGTGGCAAGCCGACACCTTCGACTTACCGGTCATCGAACAGGAGCTCGCCTGGGCGGAAAGCTACGGCTATAACGCTCTGCGGACCAACCTGCCGTTTATCGTCTGGCAACACGACCGGGAGGGATTACTGGCGCGGATTGACGCGTTTTTGGAGATCGCCGCACGTCACCGGATTCAGGTGATGCTGACGCTGATGGATGATTGCGGCTTTTCCGGTGATGAACCGTGGTTCGGTCCGCAGAAAGCCCCCACGCCCGGGGTACATAACAGCCAGGCCGCTGCCAGTCCAGGCAGAGCCATTGTGATGGATCCCGACCAGTGGCCGCAGGTCGAAGCATACGTTCGCGATATCCTCACTCACTTCGCCAGGGACACGCGCATTGCAATCTGGGATTTGTACAATGAACCGGGCAACCGGGGAGTTTTCCTCTCCCCGCAAGAGTACGCCGAAGCGGATGTGGCGCTGGAAGAGTATGCTCTGCGGCTGGTACATGCCGTTTTTCGCTGGGCGCGCAGCGTTGATCCACTGCAGCCGTTAACCATCGGCGCCTGGCATGTGGATAACGAGCGCCGGGGCACGTTTAAGCATCCCATTGACGTCGCAGCGCTGGAACTCTCGGATATCATCAGCTATCACGCCTATGTTCCTGCGGCCAGGCAGTCAGACATCCTGCATGCCCTTTCTCTTTATGGCCGCCCGGTCTTGTGTAGCGAATGGCTTTCTCGCCATACCCACTGCGTGTTCAGCGAGCAGCTTCCGCTTTTTAGCACTTTTAACACCGGTTGCTATCACTGGGGGCTGGTGCAGGGGAAAACGCAGACCTGGATCCCGTGGCCCGGCGTTAATAAATCTCACCCGACCCCACAGTCGCTGTGGTTTCATGACGTACTGAAGCCTGACGGATCCCCCTGGTGCGAGGAGGAAATGCAACTGGTGAAACGACTTACGGATTCCCGGCAGAACGGGGGCTGA
- a CDS encoding glutathione S-transferase family protein, with the protein MITLWGRNNSTNVKKVLWTLEELELPFNHILAGGQFGLNHDADYLAMNPNGLVPLLRDDESDLLLWESNAIVRYLAAQYGQKRLWVEAPARRAEGEKWMDWANQTLSPAHRVVLFGLVRTPPEQRDNAAIDAGAKRCDELFAILDAALADQPWFSGNEFGTGDIAIAPFVYNLFNVGLTWTPRPHLERWYQQLSERPAFRKTVMIPVS; encoded by the coding sequence ATGATTACGCTGTGGGGCCGGAATAACTCAACCAACGTCAAAAAAGTGTTGTGGACGCTCGAAGAACTGGAATTACCGTTTAATCATATCCTGGCGGGAGGACAGTTTGGCCTGAACCATGATGCCGATTATCTGGCGATGAACCCGAACGGTCTGGTGCCTTTGCTGCGTGATGATGAAAGCGACCTGCTGCTGTGGGAATCCAACGCCATCGTGCGTTACCTGGCCGCGCAGTACGGACAAAAACGTCTGTGGGTTGAGGCCCCGGCGCGTCGGGCAGAAGGCGAAAAATGGATGGACTGGGCGAATCAGACCTTGAGCCCGGCACACCGTGTGGTGCTTTTTGGCTTAGTGAGAACACCGCCGGAACAGCGCGATAACGCCGCCATTGATGCGGGGGCGAAACGCTGCGACGAGCTGTTTGCGATCCTCGATGCGGCGCTGGCCGACCAACCCTGGTTCTCGGGCAACGAATTTGGCACCGGTGATATCGCCATCGCGCCGTTTGTCTACAACCTGTTCAACGTGGGACTGACGTGGACACCGCGTCCGCATCTTGAGCGCTGGTACCAGCAACTCAGCGAGCGTCCGGCGTTTCGTAAAACAGTCATGATCCCGGTCAGCTAA